One window of the Oncorhynchus mykiss isolate Arlee chromosome 5, USDA_OmykA_1.1, whole genome shotgun sequence genome contains the following:
- the triap1 gene encoding TP53-regulated inhibitor of apoptosis 1, producing the protein MNSVGEGCTDLKREYDQCFNRWFAEKFLKGDRSGDPCTEMFKKYQHCVQKAIKEKDIPIDGVEFMGPNKEKGDR; encoded by the exons ATGAATAGTGTTGGAGAGGGCTGCACTGACCTAAAACGGGAATATGACCAGTGCTTTAACCGTTGGTTTGCTGAGAAATTCTTGAAGGGAGATCGAAGCGGTGATCCCTGTACCGAAATGTTCAAGAAATATCAGCATTGTGTCCAG AAGGCCATAAAAGAAAAGGACATTCCCATTGATGGCGTAGAATTCATGGGCCCAAATAAAGAGAAAGGTGACAGATGA